One Felis catus isolate Fca126 chromosome D1, F.catus_Fca126_mat1.0, whole genome shotgun sequence DNA segment encodes these proteins:
- the LOC101081925 gene encoding olfactory receptor 8J2 isoform X1 produces the protein MAQGNLTPVTEFILTGVSDLPELQIPLFFVFLVIYGFTVAGNLGIITLTSVDSQLQTPMYFFLRHLAIINLGDSTVIAPKMLVNFLASKKTISYYGCAAQLGGFLVFIVAEIFMLAVMAYDRYVAICNPLLYGVVVSPQICLLLVSLTYLYSLTTALTVTSCVFSVSYCSSNVINHFYCDNVPLLALSCSDTYIPETAVFTFSGTNLLFSMIIVLISYFNIVLAILRIRSSEGRQKAFSTCASHMMAVTVFYGTLLFMYLQPRSNHSLDTDKMASVFYTLVIPMLNPLIYSLRNKDVKDALKSFLNKACQSFKFM, from the coding sequence ATGGCCCAAGGGAATCTCACCCCAGTGACTGAGTTCATTCTCACAGGAGTCTCAGACCTCCCAGAGCTCCAGATTCcactcttctttgttttcctggtgATCTATGGGTTCACTGTGGCAGGGAACCTGGGCATCATCACCCTCACCAGTGTTGACTCTCAACTTCaaacccccatgtacttcttcctcaggCACTTGGCTATCATCAATCTTGGTGATTCTACTGTCATTGCCCCAAAAATGCTGGTTAACTTCTTGGCTTCAAAAAAGACCATATCCTACTATGGATGTGCAGCCCAACTGGGTGGGTTCTTAGTCTTTATTGTGGCTGAGATTTTCATGCTAGCTGTAATGGCCTACGACCGCTACGTGGCTATTTGCAACCCCCTGCTCTACGGGGTGGTGGTATCTCCACAGATCTGTCTGCTGCTGGTATCCCTCACATACCTCTACAGTCTGACCACAGCACTGACCGTCACCTCCTGTGTGTTCTCTGTATCATACTGCTCTTCCAATGTAATCAATCATTTTTACTGTGATAATGTCCCTTTGTTGGCATTGTCCTGTTCTGATACTTACATTCCAGAAACAGCAGTGTTTACCTTTTCAGGGAccaatttgcttttctctatGATTATTGTTCTAATTTCCTATTTCAACATCGTCCTTGCCATTTTGAGGATACGTTCCTCAGAGGGTCGACAAAAAGCCTTTTCCACCTGTGCCTCCCACATGATGGCTGTCACTGTGTTCTACGGGACCCTTCTCTTCATGTATTTGCAACCAAGGAGCAACCACTCATTGGATACTGATAAAATGGCCTCTGTCTTCTACACCCTGGTGATACCCATGCTGAATCCCCTCATTTACAGCCTAAGGAACAAGGATGTGAAGGATGCATTGAAGAGTTTCCTAAATAAGGCGTGTCAGTCTTTCAAattcatgtaa
- the LOC101081925 gene encoding olfactory receptor 8J2 isoform X2, with protein sequence MAQGNLTPVTEFILTGVSDLPELQIPLFFVFLVIYGFTVAGNLGIITLTSVDSQLQTPMYFFLRHLAIINLGDSTVIAPKMLVNFLASKKTISYYGCAAQLGGFLVFIVAEIFMLAVMAYDRYVAICNPLLYGVVVSPQICLLLVSLTYLYSLTTALTVTSCVFSVSYCSSNVINHFYCDNVPLLALSCSDTYIPETAVFTFSGTNLLFSMIIVLISYFNIVLAILRIRSSEGRQKAFSTCASHMMAVTVFYGTLLFMYLQPRSNHSLDTDKMASVFYTLVIPMLNPLIYSLRNKDVKDALKSTI encoded by the coding sequence ATGGCCCAAGGGAATCTCACCCCAGTGACTGAGTTCATTCTCACAGGAGTCTCAGACCTCCCAGAGCTCCAGATTCcactcttctttgttttcctggtgATCTATGGGTTCACTGTGGCAGGGAACCTGGGCATCATCACCCTCACCAGTGTTGACTCTCAACTTCaaacccccatgtacttcttcctcaggCACTTGGCTATCATCAATCTTGGTGATTCTACTGTCATTGCCCCAAAAATGCTGGTTAACTTCTTGGCTTCAAAAAAGACCATATCCTACTATGGATGTGCAGCCCAACTGGGTGGGTTCTTAGTCTTTATTGTGGCTGAGATTTTCATGCTAGCTGTAATGGCCTACGACCGCTACGTGGCTATTTGCAACCCCCTGCTCTACGGGGTGGTGGTATCTCCACAGATCTGTCTGCTGCTGGTATCCCTCACATACCTCTACAGTCTGACCACAGCACTGACCGTCACCTCCTGTGTGTTCTCTGTATCATACTGCTCTTCCAATGTAATCAATCATTTTTACTGTGATAATGTCCCTTTGTTGGCATTGTCCTGTTCTGATACTTACATTCCAGAAACAGCAGTGTTTACCTTTTCAGGGAccaatttgcttttctctatGATTATTGTTCTAATTTCCTATTTCAACATCGTCCTTGCCATTTTGAGGATACGTTCCTCAGAGGGTCGACAAAAAGCCTTTTCCACCTGTGCCTCCCACATGATGGCTGTCACTGTGTTCTACGGGACCCTTCTCTTCATGTATTTGCAACCAAGGAGCAACCACTCATTGGATACTGATAAAATGGCCTCTGTCTTCTACACCCTGGTGATACCCATGCTGAATCCCCTCATTTACAGCCTAAGGAACAAGGATGTGAAGGATGCATTGAAGA